A section of the Planctomycetota bacterium genome encodes:
- a CDS encoding NAD-dependent epimerase/dehydratase family protein has product MSTTTYIVTGGAGFIGSNLVAEILRRRPEAHVVVVDPMLSGSFANIVEALARAGLRPFRGEVLPEHAGNMDWPHMLRTTRAAGVFHLGAITDTTVTDEQRMLHANLGGFYADLETGMLAACHATDVPLVYASSAATYGSPADAADRTPFPEHAAGRPSNVYGFSKWLMEQEHARFEREHAGTAQSITGRATIVGLRYFNVFGPGESRKGHMASMVYQLATRLLAGQAPRLFTDGTQARDQVPVEDVVDCTLRASGLFGASPIRSGVYNLGSGRATSFNQIVRCLREALEIPAGTLETEYFEMPPAVRRFYQDFTCADMRLAAEGLSWRPARDPERAIVEYARLLRAGRA; this is encoded by the coding sequence ATGAGCACTACCACGTACATCGTCACCGGCGGCGCCGGGTTCATCGGCTCGAACCTCGTCGCGGAGATCCTGCGCCGGCGCCCCGAGGCGCACGTCGTCGTCGTCGACCCGATGCTCTCGGGTTCGTTCGCGAACATCGTGGAGGCGTTGGCACGCGCCGGGCTGCGCCCGTTCCGGGGCGAGGTGCTCCCCGAGCACGCCGGCAACATGGACTGGCCCCACATGCTCCGCACCACCCGAGCCGCGGGCGTGTTCCACCTCGGGGCGATCACCGACACGACGGTGACCGACGAGCAGCGGATGCTGCACGCCAATCTCGGGGGCTTTTACGCCGACCTCGAGACGGGCATGCTCGCCGCGTGCCACGCGACGGACGTGCCGCTCGTGTACGCCTCGTCCGCCGCGACGTACGGCTCGCCCGCCGACGCCGCCGACCGTACGCCCTTCCCCGAGCACGCCGCCGGGCGCCCGAGCAACGTGTACGGCTTCAGCAAGTGGCTGATGGAGCAGGAGCACGCGCGCTTCGAGCGAGAGCACGCCGGCACGGCGCAGTCGATCACCGGCCGGGCGACGATCGTCGGGCTCCGCTATTTCAACGTCTTCGGCCCGGGCGAATCGCGCAAGGGGCACATGGCGTCGATGGTCTACCAGCTCGCCACGCGCCTGCTGGCGGGCCAGGCGCCCCGGCTGTTCACCGACGGCACGCAGGCCCGCGACCAGGTGCCCGTCGAAGACGTGGTCGACTGCACGCTCCGCGCGTCGGGCCTGTTCGGCGCGTCCCCGATCCGCTCGGGCGTGTACAACCTGGGCTCCGGGCGCGCCACGTCGTTCAACCAGATCGTCCGCTGCCTGCGCGAGGCCCTCGAGATCCCCGCGGGCACGCTCGAGACCGAGTACTTCGAGATGCCCCCCGCCGTGCGCCGCTTCTACCAGGACTTCACCTGCGCCGACATGCGTCTGGCGGCCGAGGGACTCTCCTGGCGCCCCGCCCGCGACCCCGAGCGGGCGATCGTCGAGTACGCGCGGCTGCTGCGTGCCGGCCGCGCGTAA
- a CDS encoding FAD-linked oxidase C-terminal domain-containing protein — translation MELPVLRTQPGAANLERALTNAIAGEVRFDQHDRMLYATDASLYQVEPLGVVIPASTDDAVEAVRVCAARGVPILPRGGGTSLAGQCTNRAVVIDFSPRCARVLEVDAPARRVRVEPGITVDDLNDALAARGGEDASLFFAPDPATSRHANIGGCIGNNAAGARSVRYGRTSESLLGVDVCLADGTRLTLDEGAASRDPRVARLTRAVCEIVARHHAQIRERFPRTIRRNAGYALDMILDQMQRAGWSPGGAIDERVCAGVNLAHLVCGSEGTLCVTLGASLRLHPRPRAKGLMVLGFPGVDEAIERVPAILTTAPSAVELLDDMVVDLARANAEYRRYVDLMPQPVEGPLKGVLYVEFFADSADDVRERFAAVRRLCPGVAAQEHVDAGAMLNAWKLRKAGEPLLHGIPGHRKPITFIEDNAVPVERLGEFVRSLREIVTRHGTIAAYYAHASVGVLHVRPLIDLHDPHDRVRMKAIALEAADLARSLGGVMSGEHGDGRIRSPFLERHFGHDLMGAFRDVKRLFDPANLLNPGNIVDIAGDSPRPLESITWNLRADLSSPEPGPRRPEVDWGGVETYFDYADQHGFDGAVEMCNGAGVCRKKQGGTMCPSYMATLDERHSTRGRGNALRLAITGQFEQSPGEAAPRAGRPRPAWNDPGTNETLRLCLSCKACKTECPSNVDIARLKAEYAAQQYRETGAPLAHRIMGEIRTLNRLGALAPRIANFGAAFGPARALADIVLGLDPRRSLPRFARSLAARWDEEHAARAQAGLADGSPPPGAPRVALFGDCFTMFNEPGIGLATRRVLEACGYEVVLADAGCCGRAKISLGLLPQAIDEIDATIERLAPVAADPRVVAILVAEPSCLSAIKDDWLALKVRAERTTRATIAAKAFLPEDFVESRWTSHPRAPAFRRPTADVLLHAHCHQKALWGANTSAALLRRVAPGRLTVLDTGCCGMAGSFGYTRDRFDLSQKIGELALFPALRGAPDAIACATGTSCRHQVHDALHRDALHPIEVAAALLETPA, via the coding sequence ATGGAGCTGCCCGTCCTGCGAACCCAGCCCGGCGCCGCCAACCTCGAGCGCGCCCTCACCAACGCGATCGCCGGCGAGGTGCGCTTCGACCAGCACGACCGCATGCTCTACGCGACCGACGCGTCGCTCTACCAGGTCGAGCCGCTCGGCGTCGTCATCCCCGCGAGCACCGACGACGCCGTCGAGGCAGTTCGCGTGTGCGCCGCGCGGGGCGTGCCGATCCTCCCGCGGGGCGGCGGAACGAGCCTCGCCGGGCAATGCACGAACCGGGCCGTCGTCATCGATTTCTCTCCGCGCTGCGCCCGCGTGCTGGAGGTCGACGCCCCCGCCCGGCGCGTCCGCGTCGAGCCGGGCATCACCGTCGACGACCTGAACGACGCGCTCGCGGCCCGGGGCGGTGAAGACGCCTCGCTCTTCTTCGCCCCCGACCCCGCCACGAGCCGGCACGCGAACATCGGCGGGTGCATCGGCAACAACGCCGCCGGCGCACGCTCCGTCCGCTACGGGCGCACGAGCGAGAGCCTGCTGGGCGTGGATGTCTGCCTGGCGGACGGCACGCGCCTGACGCTCGACGAGGGCGCCGCGTCGCGAGATCCGCGCGTCGCACGCCTCACGCGGGCCGTGTGCGAGATCGTCGCACGCCACCACGCGCAGATCCGCGAGCGATTTCCCAGGACGATCCGGCGCAACGCCGGCTACGCGCTCGACATGATCCTCGACCAGATGCAGCGGGCCGGCTGGAGCCCCGGCGGCGCGATCGACGAGCGCGTGTGCGCGGGCGTCAACCTCGCGCACCTCGTCTGCGGCAGCGAGGGCACGCTCTGCGTCACGCTCGGCGCGTCGCTGCGCCTGCACCCTCGCCCGCGCGCCAAGGGGCTCATGGTGCTCGGCTTCCCGGGCGTCGACGAAGCCATCGAGCGCGTGCCCGCCATCCTCACCACCGCCCCCTCCGCCGTCGAACTGCTCGACGACATGGTCGTCGACCTGGCGCGGGCGAACGCCGAATACCGGCGGTACGTCGACCTGATGCCCCAGCCCGTCGAGGGCCCGCTCAAGGGCGTGCTCTACGTCGAGTTCTTCGCCGACTCGGCCGACGATGTGCGAGAGCGCTTCGCCGCGGTGCGCCGCCTCTGCCCGGGCGTCGCCGCCCAGGAGCACGTCGACGCCGGCGCGATGCTCAACGCCTGGAAGCTCCGCAAGGCGGGCGAACCCCTGCTGCACGGCATCCCCGGGCACCGCAAGCCCATCACGTTCATCGAGGACAACGCCGTGCCCGTCGAACGCCTCGGCGAGTTCGTCCGGTCGCTGCGCGAGATCGTCACGCGTCACGGCACGATCGCCGCGTACTACGCGCACGCCAGCGTGGGCGTGCTGCACGTGCGCCCGCTCATCGACCTGCACGACCCGCACGACCGCGTCCGCATGAAGGCCATCGCGCTCGAGGCCGCCGACCTCGCCCGCAGCCTCGGCGGGGTCATGAGCGGCGAGCACGGCGACGGACGCATCCGCTCGCCCTTCCTCGAGCGCCACTTCGGCCACGACCTCATGGGCGCCTTCCGCGACGTCAAGCGCCTCTTCGACCCCGCGAACCTGCTGAACCCCGGCAACATCGTGGACATCGCCGGCGACAGCCCCCGCCCGCTCGAATCCATCACCTGGAACCTCCGCGCCGACCTGTCCTCGCCCGAGCCCGGCCCGCGCCGCCCGGAGGTCGACTGGGGCGGCGTCGAGACCTACTTCGACTACGCCGACCAGCACGGCTTCGACGGCGCGGTCGAGATGTGCAACGGCGCGGGCGTCTGCCGCAAGAAGCAGGGGGGCACCATGTGCCCCTCGTACATGGCGACGCTCGACGAGCGACACTCCACCCGCGGGCGGGGCAACGCGCTGCGGCTCGCCATCACCGGCCAGTTCGAGCAATCTCCCGGCGAAGCCGCGCCCCGCGCGGGCCGCCCGCGCCCGGCGTGGAACGACCCCGGCACGAACGAGACGCTCCGCCTGTGCCTGTCGTGCAAGGCCTGCAAGACCGAGTGCCCGAGCAACGTGGACATCGCGCGCCTGAAGGCCGAGTACGCGGCCCAGCAGTACCGCGAGACCGGCGCGCCCCTCGCGCACCGCATCATGGGCGAGATCCGCACGCTGAACCGCCTGGGCGCTCTGGCGCCGCGGATCGCAAACTTCGGCGCCGCGTTCGGCCCGGCGCGCGCGCTCGCCGACATCGTGCTCGGGCTCGATCCCCGACGGTCGCTGCCGCGCTTCGCACGCTCGCTCGCCGCGCGATGGGACGAGGAGCACGCGGCCCGCGCACAGGCCGGGCTCGCCGACGGCTCACCCCCGCCGGGCGCCCCGCGCGTCGCGCTGTTCGGCGACTGCTTCACCATGTTCAACGAGCCGGGCATCGGCCTCGCCACGCGCCGCGTGCTCGAAGCCTGCGGCTACGAGGTCGTCCTCGCCGACGCCGGCTGCTGCGGGCGCGCGAAGATCTCCCTCGGACTGCTCCCGCAGGCCATCGACGAGATCGACGCCACCATCGAGCGTCTCGCGCCCGTCGCCGCCGACCCGCGCGTCGTCGCGATCCTCGTGGCCGAGCCCTCGTGCCTGTCGGCCATCAAGGACGACTGGCTCGCCCTCAAAGTGCGTGCCGAGCGAACCACCCGCGCGACGATCGCCGCCAAGGCCTTTCTGCCCGAGGACTTTGTCGAGTCGCGCTGGACCTCGCATCCGCGGGCGCCCGCCTTCCGCCGGCCCACCGCCGACGTCCTCCTGCACGCGCACTGCCACCAGAAGGCCCTGTGGGGCGCGAACACCAGCGCCGCGCTGCTCCGGCGCGTCGCGCCGGGGCGGCTCACCGTGCTCGACACCGGCTGCTGCGGCATGGCCGGCTCCTTCGGCTACACCCGCGACCGCTTCGACCTCTCGCAGAAGATCGGCGAACTGGCGCTCTTCCCCGCGTTGCGCGGCGCGCCCGACGCCATCGCCTGCGCCACCGGCACGAGCTGCCGCCACCAAGTGCACGACGCCCTGCACCGCGACGCGCTGCACCCCATCGAAGTCGCCGCGGCGCTGTTGGAGACGCCCGCATGA
- a CDS encoding LysM peptidoglycan-binding domain-containing protein: MALRDAAPKFAAGLALLAILWIVVYWSWPAEPPVTFAQEPAPEDDRTGGGLPPEPREAGPGLTPAPTPPPAPAPEEVQPEKPAPPTPAPQKPAPPAVRAPEFDDYVIREGDTLASIARRRYGRSELAEAIARANPLMDPNRLKVGRTIRVPRDPSNVQGEPLPGQPDPSPTPTPPPAGAERTYVVKSGDTLSGIAKSVYGDPRLAGVIFDANRDVLDDEHSLKIGQTLRIPPRPASDPR; encoded by the coding sequence ATGGCCCTGCGAGACGCCGCGCCCAAGTTCGCCGCCGGGCTGGCCCTGCTCGCGATCCTCTGGATCGTCGTGTACTGGTCGTGGCCGGCCGAGCCGCCGGTGACATTCGCGCAGGAGCCCGCGCCCGAGGACGACCGAACCGGCGGCGGGCTCCCGCCCGAGCCCCGCGAGGCGGGGCCCGGGCTGACGCCTGCGCCAACGCCGCCCCCGGCCCCCGCGCCGGAGGAAGTGCAACCCGAGAAGCCGGCGCCGCCAACGCCAGCGCCGCAGAAGCCCGCGCCTCCGGCCGTTCGCGCGCCCGAGTTTGACGACTACGTGATCCGCGAGGGCGACACGCTCGCGTCGATCGCGCGTCGCCGGTACGGGCGGAGCGAACTCGCGGAGGCGATCGCGCGTGCGAACCCGCTGATGGACCCGAACCGGCTGAAGGTGGGTCGCACCATCCGCGTGCCGCGCGACCCGTCGAACGTGCAGGGCGAGCCGCTGCCGGGCCAGCCGGACCCGTCGCCCACGCCCACCCCGCCGCCGGCGGGCGCCGAGCGGACGTACGTCGTGAAGTCCGGCGACACGCTGTCGGGCATCGCCAAGTCCGTGTACGGCGATCCTCGCCTGGCGGGGGTCATCTTCGACGCCAACCGCGACGTGCTCGACGACGAGCACTCGCTGAAGATCGGCCAGACCCTGCGCATCCCGCCCCGCCCCGCGAGCGACCCCCGATGA
- a CDS encoding UDP-glucuronic acid decarboxylase family protein, whose translation MKMRRILVTGGAGFLGSHLCDRLVEQGHDVICVDNFFTSQKINVAHLLAKPNFELIRHDVTHALWLEVDEIYNLACPAAPGHYQYNPIKTMKTSVMGAINVLGMAKRCRAKVLQASTSEVYGDPEVHPQPETYRGNVNPIGPRACYDEGKRAAETLFFDYHRTNRVNIRVARIFNTYGPRMHPFDGRVVSNFIRQALAGDDLTVFGDGTQSRSFCYVDDLVDGLIRLMNAPDEVTGPINLGNPVEFTMNELAQNIATLAGSKSKVVYKPLPQDDPTQRQPDITLARQHLHWEPRVPLREGLMKTMAWFRTIDLRQYRPPTPNF comes from the coding sequence ATGAAGATGCGTCGGATTCTCGTCACCGGCGGCGCCGGGTTCCTGGGCTCGCACCTGTGCGACCGGCTTGTGGAGCAGGGGCACGACGTCATCTGCGTCGACAACTTCTTCACCAGCCAGAAGATCAACGTCGCGCACCTGCTCGCCAAGCCCAACTTCGAGCTCATCCGCCACGACGTCACGCACGCGCTCTGGCTGGAGGTCGACGAGATCTACAACCTCGCCTGCCCCGCCGCCCCCGGGCACTACCAGTACAACCCCATCAAGACCATGAAGACCAGCGTCATGGGCGCGATCAACGTGCTGGGCATGGCCAAGCGCTGCCGCGCCAAGGTGCTGCAGGCCTCCACCAGCGAGGTCTACGGCGACCCCGAGGTGCACCCGCAGCCCGAGACCTACCGCGGGAACGTCAACCCCATCGGCCCCCGCGCCTGCTACGACGAGGGCAAGCGCGCCGCCGAGACCCTCTTCTTCGACTACCACCGCACCAACCGCGTCAACATCCGCGTCGCCCGCATCTTCAACACCTACGGCCCGCGCATGCACCCCTTCGACGGACGCGTCGTCTCCAACTTCATCCGCCAGGCCCTCGCCGGCGACGACCTCACCGTCTTCGGCGACGGCACGCAGTCCCGCTCGTTCTGCTACGTCGACGACCTCGTCGACGGGCTCATCCGCCTCATGAACGCCCCCGACGAGGTCACCGGGCCCATCAACCTCGGCAACCCCGTCGAGTTCACGATGAACGAACTGGCGCAGAACATCGCCACGCTCGCGGGCTCCAAGTCCAAGGTCGTCTACAAGCCCCTCCCGCAGGACGACCCCACGCAGCGCCAGCCCGACATCACCCTCGCACGCCAGCACCTGCACTGGGAGCCCCGCGTCCCGCTCCGCGAGGGCCTGATGAAGACCATGGCCTGGTTCCGCACGATCGACCTGCGCCAGTACCGTCCGCCCACCCCCAACTTCTGA
- a CDS encoding DNA topoisomerase VI subunit B, whose protein sequence is MTPGEELELERARERVSKRKSAEGPRATAESMASRQRDISVSEFFAKNRHLLGFDNPRKALLTTIKEAVDNSLDACEEAGILPEVAVVIEDLQPDRPANAKSSRYRVTVVDNGPGIVRRQVENIFGRLLYGSKFHRLKMSRGQQGIGISAAGMYGLITTGKPMMIQTRPDARKRAHHIELAMNTKTNRAEVTHDEETDDFPLARLRDLPGVRDLAHRGEFLSREAFPTGTSVTIELEGKYQRGRGSVDEFLELTAIANPHAKFTFVRPTRATDDDDQQDSRQSRLDAATTRAGNAPAGDPGEIDPNVITEDFGPLAVFPRAVQTLPPETKEIQPHPRGVELGTLLQMLKDYQESHKAGTLYNFLQEQFCRVSASTAADFCEQIDVTSRTKVADIEPPQAEALYKAFQTAKLAPPPTDCLAPIGVQQLLKGMFKGVRAEFYAASSREPDIYRGRPFLIETAIAFGGELPSDESARVIRFANRVPLLFQQSACSSFKAVAETNWRNYDLQHPRGALPIGPLVIMIHMASVWVPFTSESKEAIADYDEIRKEMKLALMECGRKLGTYLRKRAKMKREGERRDVFERYIGEIAKAVEAISGDDAKTLYDALLAQARKRTAIADLELDDEGKRIRDENPADQEGVLIVGQPEPPPAPDRAEGSPSAARARGASEGSSPPAPSSSGPVRTRSTGEKSPPSAPPARAAKPKVRLVNGKLVPAEDQPGLF, encoded by the coding sequence ATGACGCCAGGTGAGGAACTCGAGCTGGAGCGAGCGCGCGAGCGCGTGTCGAAGCGCAAGTCCGCCGAGGGGCCCCGCGCCACGGCGGAGTCCATGGCCTCGCGCCAGCGCGACATCTCCGTCTCCGAGTTCTTCGCCAAGAACCGGCACCTGCTCGGGTTCGACAACCCGCGCAAGGCCCTCCTCACGACCATCAAGGAGGCCGTCGACAACTCGCTCGACGCCTGCGAGGAAGCCGGCATCCTGCCCGAGGTCGCCGTCGTCATCGAAGACCTGCAGCCCGATCGCCCCGCGAACGCCAAGTCCTCGCGCTACCGCGTCACCGTCGTGGACAACGGCCCGGGGATCGTCCGCCGCCAGGTCGAGAACATCTTCGGACGCCTGCTCTACGGCTCGAAGTTCCACCGCCTCAAGATGTCGCGCGGGCAGCAGGGTATCGGCATCTCCGCCGCGGGCATGTACGGCCTGATCACCACGGGCAAGCCCATGATGATCCAGACCCGCCCCGACGCCCGCAAGCGTGCGCACCACATCGAGCTCGCGATGAACACGAAGACGAACCGCGCCGAGGTGACGCACGACGAGGAGACCGACGACTTCCCGCTCGCGCGCCTGCGCGACCTGCCGGGCGTCCGCGACCTCGCCCACCGGGGCGAGTTCCTCTCGCGCGAGGCCTTCCCCACGGGCACCAGCGTCACCATCGAGCTCGAGGGCAAGTACCAGCGCGGACGGGGCAGCGTGGACGAGTTCCTCGAGCTCACCGCCATCGCCAACCCGCACGCGAAGTTCACCTTCGTCCGCCCCACGCGCGCGACCGACGACGACGACCAGCAGGACTCGCGCCAGTCGCGCCTCGACGCGGCGACCACCCGCGCCGGCAACGCGCCCGCGGGCGACCCGGGCGAGATCGACCCGAACGTCATCACCGAGGACTTCGGCCCGCTCGCCGTCTTCCCGCGTGCCGTGCAGACGCTCCCGCCCGAGACCAAGGAGATCCAGCCGCACCCGCGGGGCGTGGAACTGGGCACGCTGCTGCAGATGCTGAAGGACTACCAGGAATCGCACAAGGCGGGCACGCTGTACAACTTTCTGCAGGAGCAGTTCTGCCGCGTGTCCGCCTCGACCGCCGCCGACTTCTGCGAGCAGATCGACGTCACCAGCCGCACGAAGGTCGCCGACATCGAGCCCCCGCAGGCCGAGGCGCTGTACAAGGCGTTCCAGACGGCCAAGCTGGCACCGCCCCCGACGGACTGCCTCGCCCCGATCGGCGTGCAGCAGTTGCTGAAGGGGATGTTCAAGGGCGTGCGCGCCGAGTTCTACGCCGCCAGCTCGCGCGAGCCGGACATCTACCGCGGGCGCCCGTTCCTGATCGAGACGGCGATCGCGTTCGGGGGCGAACTGCCGTCGGACGAGTCGGCCCGCGTCATCCGGTTCGCGAACCGCGTGCCGCTGCTCTTCCAGCAGTCGGCGTGCTCGTCGTTCAAGGCCGTCGCGGAGACGAACTGGCGCAACTACGACCTGCAGCACCCGCGCGGGGCGCTGCCGATCGGCCCGCTGGTGATCATGATCCACATGGCGAGCGTGTGGGTGCCGTTCACGAGCGAGAGCAAGGAAGCGATCGCCGACTACGACGAGATTCGCAAGGAGATGAAGCTCGCGCTCATGGAGTGCGGGCGAAAGCTCGGCACGTACCTCCGCAAGCGCGCGAAGATGAAGCGCGAGGGCGAGCGTCGCGACGTCTTCGAGCGGTACATCGGCGAGATCGCCAAGGCCGTCGAGGCGATCAGCGGCGACGACGCGAAGACGCTCTACGACGCGCTGCTGGCGCAGGCGCGCAAGCGCACCGCCATCGCCGACCTCGAACTCGACGACGAGGGCAAACGCATCCGGGACGAGAACCCCGCCGACCAGGAGGGCGTGCTGATCGTCGGGCAGCCCGAGCCGCCCCCGGCGCCCGACCGTGCCGAGGGATCCCCCTCCGCAGCACGAGCCCGTGGCGCGAGCGAGGGTTCTTCCCCTCCTGCTCCTTCTTCCTCCGGCCCTGTACGAACCCGCAGCACCGGCGAAAAGTCTCCCCCCTCCGCCCCTCCCGCCCGCGCCGCAAAGCCCAAGGTTCGCCTCGTGAACGGCAAGCTCGTCCCCGCCGAAGACCAGCCCGGGCTGTTCTGA